The genomic DNA TTTACGCTTTTTAAGAATTAAGAGAAAAATTTGCGCTAGATTATACAAACCTTGCGAATTAAACTTTTTCCTATTATAACTAACTACAATTAACATCGCCTTACCGCTCGCTCAGGACCTAATCCACTCCGCCTCAGATTTCTGTGGAAATCTGGATCTCGTGGGGCCTTCGCTCGGCCTAAAGGCACATTTCGTGTTACGCTAACGCCTCCTACTGAGGCTCAGCTACACGAAACGTCGGTAAGCCTCTATCGTTATGCGTAATTTTCTAAATTGTAAACCAAGGAATAAATGAAAATATATAATGTTCTTCTAATAATATTCCTAACTTTCTATACTTTAAATTGTTTCTTTGGAGTTGGAAGGATTGCACATAAGGAATATGTAAAGCATAGTTTCGAGATTACAGATAAAAAGAATTCATTCGAATGGCCAAAAGACTTTCGGAATCCTCCCTCATACACAAAAGAAGATATTATCGATAAATGGGGTGAACCATCAAAAACAGGTATCTATAATAACTGCAACTACATTGCTTATCGTGACGGCTTTACCTGGAATATTATTGGTGCCGTAATATTCATTTTACCGGTACCTATTCTAATATTTCCGACTGGATTTGATGAAAAAAAAATATACTTTATTGATGGCAAAAGTTTTGTTTATAGTCAGAATTCACTTCAGGACACTCATTTCTTTGGTTATTTTTGCGGTGATAGAGACTGTAAGCTTCAGTTCGGAAAAACTTACCGCTATAGTGAAAATGAGGCTAAGCTTTTAAAATGCATAGGTCCGAAATGATTTGATTATCTATAGATGCTTCTTGGTATTCTTTAGATAAAAAAAAGATCCAAAAAAAACTGTTACAAAGAAAACTACGCATAACAGCAACTAACCGCTTCGCTTCGGGACTTCGCCCTCGCTCGGTCTGCGACACATAGGCTTCTGGCACTCCCCTTGCCTGCGCAAGTGTCGTGACCAGTCCCTAACGTCCCATTCGGGACTCAGGGCCAGCCTACGTCGGTTACACTAGTTCGTTATGCGACATTTCAAATTGTATGCCTCAGGACATGGGTAACACTTTTGTAGCAAGACATAGGTAACACTTTCAGGTTTCTAATCCCTTTAGATCACCTTTACAGGAGGGCTTTGGGGATGCCTTGGAAGGAGAATAATATCGTGGATTTAAGATTTCAATTTGTTCTGGATAGCTTCCAGAATGACGTCAATTTTACTCAGCTTTGTGCTCAGTATGGCATCTCTACTAAGTGTGGATACAAGTGGAAAGAAAGGTTCTTGAAGGAAGGGAGAGAAGGTCTTCTGGATAAGAAGAGAACTCCTAAGAACTCTCCCGCTAAGATTGCGGAAGAAACCATCTTAGAAATCATTAAGATCAAAAATAACAAGAAGTTCTGGGGTGCTAAGAAAATACTCGAACTCTATAAAACTAAATTCCCTGATAGAAAACCTCCTAACAGATCTACTGTTGAACGGATTCTTAAGAAGGCAGGCCTACTTGAGAAAAAAAAGAATAGAAGACCAATTAATTCAGGACAGCGCATCTCTATGCCCGAGAAAGCCACGCGTAGACTGAATCATATTTGGACCGTTGACTTCAAAAGGATGGTGGTATACTCCAGACAGGGAGAAAGTAAATCCTCTCACGGTCAGAGATGATTTCTCTAAATACATTCTCTCCATTAAGACCCTTTCCAAAGGCGACATTCCTTCAGTAAAAGCCGAATTCATTAGGTTATTTAAGATCTATGGATTACCAGAAATCATTCGCTCTGACAACGGTCCGCATTACGCGTCTATGCAGTCTCTTTGGGGGCTTACTAAACTCTCTGTTTGGTGGCTCTCTCTCGGTATCAAGCTCGATCGTATTCAACCAGGAAAACCTTACCAAAATGGCGCTCATGAAAGAATGCATAGAGACATGGCTCGCGAACTACAACACGAAATCGTCGGTAACATCACTCTCTTCCAAAAACTCTTCGACAAATGGAGAGTTGAATTCAATAGAGAAAGACCACACGAAGCCCTCAACATGAAAACTCCAGAACAAATCTATGTGAAATCTGAAAAACTTTTTGATCCGAATGCTGAACTTCTAATCGCCTATCCTTTTGGATTCAAGCAAAGACATGTTAACAATCGCGGTTACATCAATTACGATGGAAATCTCGTCATGATCGGAAATCCTTTTAACGGGTTTAATGTAGGAATTAAAAAAGATATCGATTCCGTTTCTATTTGGTTCGGAAATAATAAGTTAGGTTCTCTCGATCAAAATTTATTCTTGATTAATCCTGATTCCAATTCATACAAAGTTCATAAACCAAGAAAGGTTACCAAAAAGTATTACCCTTCTCCTGACGCATGAACGTTACCCATGTCTTGAAGTCATACCGAAAATTTAAACTAAAAAGATAGGCAAAACTTTTGAAAATATAATGAAAAGAGGTAGAACAAAAAGCCTTGACACAAGGCACACATTGTCATCAAATTTATCTGAGTGAAGAATTATCGTTGGGATATCGAGAAAGACGAAATCTTAAGAAAAGAGCGAGGAATTTCTTTTGAATTAGTCCTCTTTCAGATTGAAAATGGATTTCTTTTAGACATTATTAAACACCCAAATAAAGATAAGTATCCGAACCAATCGATTTTCATTATTGAAATTGAAAGTTATGCATACTTAATTCCTTTTATTGAAAATAAAGACGAAATTTTCCTCAAAACCATTATACCAAGTAGAAAAGCTACACGAAATTATCTTTTAAAGGAAGGCTATGACAATGAAATCTAAAATAGACAAAATACACAAAAAACTTCCGACGCTTTCAAAAGAAGAAAGTGATATTCTCACATCATACGAAGCTGGTGAATGGAAATCAATCGGACTTAATAACAAATTGATCAGCAGTTATCAGAAAGCTGCTTCTGCTACACTCGCAAAGAACAAGAGAATTAATATTAGGCTCAATCAATTAGATTTACAATCCATTCAAAAGAAAGCTTTTGAGGAAGGATTACCTTATCAAACCTTTATTTCTAGCTTAATTCACAAATTTGTTACCGGTAAATTAATAGAGAAATAAATTATCAACCTACGACTTCGTATAACAGCAACTAACCGCTTCGCTGCGGGACTTACGCCCTTGCTCGGTCTACGACACATTGTCCTCCGTCACGCTTCTTGCTCCGCAAGAACGCGCGCCGACGCCAACACCTACTTCGTAGGCTCGGCTACGGACAACGTCGTCTCCCCTAGTTCGTTATACGCTATTTTTCAAATATATTTATGAAAAAAGTATCATAGAATAAAAGTTTAAAAGAATGTATTATATAAAATTAGATCCGTTTACCATTTATGAAAAAATTGGAAAGACGGATAGCTTTGTGACAATTGATCTCGATCCCAGTTCAGAAGATTTCAAGAAATACAATAGTCCCCTTAGCGGAATATTACATTATACTCTAAATCAAAGAAAATACTTCGCAGGGGAAGATATAGCATTAGGAATAAAAGAAAATATTTCTTTTTTAAAACTAAATACATTAGATTTGAATTATAAACCAGAAATAAAAACATTACTAATTACAGAAGGACTATCAATCCAATCAATTATTCAAATTATACTAACACCGAACGACAATATCCAAAATGATATACCGAAAAATCATAAAAATAAAATAACTATACCAATAGAATTCGGAAACGATCCTCTAGAAATGGAAAAAATGACATTAATTCTATACAAAAAATATATAGAATCAGGTATAAAACTCTTAAAATCTGAAAAAGAAAAATTTGTAGGTATTTATATGGGTATGTTCGGAAACTTTCCTGAAACTATACTATCAAATATCGAATTACAAGAGGCAGAATTAGTTGAAAATTTTCAAATCCATCGCCATTATCTTAATACAAAACGGAAAAAAGGATTAATAACAGAAACTGAAGAATCTAAACTAAAAAAAAGTGAAGCCAAACATTTTTGGAAACAAATCCTATTGTTGGTCAAAGAACTAAAAAAATTAAATATCAGAAAAAAAGAAATTTCGGAAATAAGAGAAATCTTAAATATAATTCTACCAGCAATGTTTCTCATCGAAGACGACAGAATGGTTCAAGAAAGTCCTACAATCTATTGGAACAATGAATCATTTTTACATATAGTTTTAAGACATCTATATAATCATAAAATTAAAAAAGTTAATAAAAGTGAAATACCATATAAATTAGAGGATTTAGAAATATTGGTCCGAAGAATTGTAAGTGTTATTTACTTTGAATGGAAACATTTTAATCAAAAAAACCAAAATAAAAAATTTTCAAAATATGGAGCTGAAAGTGTTTACTATAATGGTAACTATTACGTTATACATATTGCTCCAGATGGCAGAATCGAGTCGCTATACAATACAGAATAAATAATGAAAAACAGCGTATAACAGCGCGGAAACGCTTCGCTTCGGCACAAGGCCTCGCTCGGCCTGCGGCACATTTCCCTTCTGGCACTCGCTTGCATACGCAAGCTACGTGGCCAGTCCCTAACGTCCCGTCGGGACTCAGGGTCGGGAAACGTCGTCTTCGCTATTTCGTTAGCCGCAACGATCAAAAATCAAATTCATAATGGAACATACTAAAATTACTTATATTCTTGGAGCTGGAGCCAGTTTCAATTGTATCCCCATAGTAAAGAATTTTTCTGAAAATATGGATAATATCGCCAATTTAATTAATAATTATATTAAGAGGATTGAGGGATTAGTCGATTATCCAAAACTAGAGATAAATCCAGAAACAAATAAAAATTATATACTTTTCGACTACCTTAAACAACTAAAGAATACCCTTGAAAGCCATGCATCTGTTGATACCTATGCTCGTATTTTATCTATTAGAGCAGAGTCAAATGATCTACGAAATTTAAAATTTGCACTTTCAATTTACTTAACTATCCTTCAATTACTTCGTAAAACAGACAACCGCTACGAGGTTTTTCTATCATCTGTGCTTGATGAAAAAAAAGGCGACATTTCGTTACCTAACAATGTAAACTTCATATCATGGAATTATGATATGCAACTAGAAAAATCAATTTCAGAAATACTTAACTATGGACATCATAATAGCCATTTAGAGATATTGAATGTCTTTCATTCGCCAGAGGAAAATTTAGATGATAAGAAACCATACTTAATTAAATTAAACGGAACAGCTTCATTCTTTTATCATTGGGGCAATAGATATGATTTATTAGAATATAATTTTGCAAAAAGTGATAGAAATGGAATCCTAGAACTGTTAAAATATTCAGAATCAATCTTTAATAATCCAAGAGTGCATGTCCCATTTGCCTTTGCATGGGAATCAGATAATAAGTTAGTATTAAAAAATAGAGAACTAGCTACAGAAATTCTTAAAGAAACAGAAATTCTGGTAATTATAGGATATTCCTTTCCTGTTTTCAACAGGAAAATTGATAGAAACTTACTCAAAGATTCTTTACGATTGAGTCTACGCGTATCTGCAAAATCCAGAAGCTAATGAAATTCAATTTCGATTGAAATCCTTATTAAGTAGAGAGATACCAATCGAGAATATATTCGATAAAAATCAATTTTATATTCCATTTGAACTTCTATAAAAGTAGATCGCAGCGGCTAACAGCGCGGAAACGCTTCGCTTCGGGACGAGCCCTCGCTCGGTCTGCGACACATTCCCCTTCTGGCACTCGCTTGCATACGCAAGCTACGTGGCCAGTCCCTAACGTCCCGTCGGGACTCAGGGTCGGGGAACGTCGTCTCCGCTATTTCGTTAATTGCAATTGGTTAAATCTCTTCAAAAAAAATCAGCGCGCAAATTTTCTTAAAGATTCAAAGAGATACAAATAGCGTTTCTCTGAATTATATCTTGGTCTGGTTTTAACGTTTTGTGCGAGATTCAGGTGATTTAAAGAAAAAAATATGAGTGAAGAGATTTACTTCGCTCTAATTCATATTATTTTTTTTTACGGTTCCCATGCTTCATGAATGATCGGCGCGCTATAAAGAAAAAAAAATATGAGCGAAAATTTGCGCGCTTGGGATTAGCACACTTCGTATTTCTAACAAATTCAATAGATAACCAACTGCAATTAACATCGCCTTACCGCTCGCTCAGGTCCTTTTCCACTTCGCCTCAGATTTCTGTGGAAATCTGGATCTCGTGGGGCCTTCGCTCGGCCTAAAGGCACATTTCGTGTTACGCTAACGCCTCCTTCAGAGGCTCAGCTACACGAAACGTCGGTAAGCCTCTATCGTTATACGAAATCGGTTAAACTCGAATTTTGATAAAAAAAATACTTTTTCTCTTAAATGAGAACCGATATAGTTGACATAAGTCTAATTTACCAGGGAAGGGAATGTGAATCATAGGATAATTTCTTATAGTTTTGTAGGTGCTTGGAAGAGCATTATGTCCCAAATTCCAATTCTGGATCGTAGGTTCTGTTTAGACCTATTTGGAGACCCCTATAATACCTCGGCAGGAACTAGTGAACAAGGTTTTATAATCACAAAGCACTCAGGAAGGTTGCCTTATCCTTCAGTTATCATCAACCCTCAAAGAATTCAAATAATTGGTCACGAAAGTTTCGAAGTTGCAGACTTATACGAAAAAGTGACAAATGAAATCGTCCGGGTAACTAATGGATCTTTGCCCCTGTTTTATTCAAACATAGGATTGAATACTGAGCATGAGTGGAATGATATTGGCGAAAACGGTGAAACATGGTTAACCGATAGATTTATTCAAAACGGACTTCGTCAAATCGACCGGCCATATATTACAAAGACATTGGACTTGCGTTTCGAAGTAATTATAGGTGATGATCAAAGATTTAATATTCAACTCCAACCAAGAAAAGGAGTATCCAATTCTCTTTACGCAGCCATAAATGATCACAGGATATGGACTTCAATAACAACACCTGATAAAAAAGTGGTTGAAGATCTTTTAGATGACTCAGTTCGAGAACTAAAACAAAAAGTTTTTAATATTTTTTTGACTTAAAAATTACAAGGTTAATAAAATGAATTCCACAACTATAAATCCATTAATTCCTAATTCAAATTTCGAACCAGAGAAAAGGTATGAAATTACTCACACAAATGAGGATCTCTTTACAGAAAGAGATTACAAACTAATCTTAAGAAATGTACTTTCAGT from Leptospira wolbachii serovar Codice str. CDC includes the following:
- a CDS encoding helix-turn-helix domain-containing protein codes for the protein MDLRFQFVLDSFQNDVNFTQLCAQYGISTKCGYKWKERFLKEGREGLLDKKRTPKNSPAKIAEETILEIIKIKNNKKFWGAKKILELYKTKFPDRKPPNRSTVERILKKAGLLEKKKNRRPINSGQRISMPEKATRRLNHIWTVDFKRMVVYSRQGESKSSHGQR
- a CDS encoding integrase core domain-containing protein, whose product is MTSKGWWYTPDREKVNPLTVRDDFSKYILSIKTLSKGDIPSVKAEFIRLFKIYGLPEIIRSDNGPHYASMQSLWGLTKLSVWWLSLGIKLDRIQPGKPYQNGAHERMHRDMARELQHEIVGNITLFQKLFDKWRVEFNRERPHEALNMKTPEQIYVKSEKLFDPNAELLIAYPFGFKQRHVNNRGYINYDGNLVMIGNPFNGFNVGIKKDIDSVSIWFGNNKLGSLDQNLFLINPDSNSYKVHKPRKVTKKYYPSPDA
- a CDS encoding BrnT family toxin, translating into MKNYRWDIEKDEILRKERGISFELVLFQIENGFLLDIIKHPNKDKYPNQSIFIIEIESYAYLIPFIENKDEIFLKTIIPSRKATRNYLLKEGYDNEI
- a CDS encoding antitoxin — encoded protein: MKSKIDKIHKKLPTLSKEESDILTSYEAGEWKSIGLNNKLISSYQKAASATLAKNKRINIRLNQLDLQSIQKKAFEEGLPYQTFISSLIHKFVTGKLIEK